Sequence from the Podarcis raffonei isolate rPodRaf1 chromosome 16, rPodRaf1.pri, whole genome shotgun sequence genome:
TTTATGTTCAGTTTCGTggtatattttttaatgttttattgtttatatctACTTTTATTATGTTGTAGTTATGTGTTTTTTCATATTGTAAGTGTCTTGAACTGTGCTTGAACTGTGGAAACATGGCATACAGATAaggttatgtatgtatgtatgtatgtatgtatgtatgtatgtttgtatctGGAGAATGCAGGTGAAGGACTCGGaacctttataaaaaaaactGAGGGACTGAGGGTGTGCAGGTGGGTAGATCacattccccccctctctctcttcaaaatCCATTCCTGACACTTGAAAATCCTCAGAATGCTAGTTCAAAAGGAGATTTAAGGTTCAGTTGCTTCTGCTGAGTGTGAAATGAGGTTTTTAAAGCCCAACACAGTGCTATCTATGACAGATTGCCAGTGTGCGAAGACTGAAAAATGTTATAACTCATCTATTCTCTCTATCTCGCAGACTCGTCAGGCCAACTCTTGACCAAGCCCTGCTAACACTTCCCATCTGTGCCTAAGAATGGGGCCCCTTTCCCCGCCCATCATCCTTACATCCAgtggatgctgctgctgttgctctctctctcttttgttaatCCTCCCCCAAACCcgaaaataaatatttaaggcAGTGCCAAGACCCCTTGTTTGTTTCAGTCATAGCTCTGGAATTCATGGTATGAGGCAAGGCAGAGGCTTCAGTGTGTGGAGGCAAACTGGATTTATGCTTTGCATCTTTGgccatgaaggctgcagcagccaCTGTGTTCATCCTCCTGACCACTCTTTCTCTTAGGTCTACAGGTAAGAGTGGAGGCACTGAGGGAGATGAAAGGCAGCCTCCACCCTGAACAATGCTAATTTGCTTTTAAGAGGCAAACGCCAGCAAGCTCCTCCACCATTACACTAGTCttctgctttatttttaatttctaaaatgttATGTCTTTTTGTTATTGGAATGCTGTGCCAACCATCAGCACCAGTGCTCctctcattatttattatttgtttggtaAGCGTTGGGGTGGGGAAGCCGTGTTGTTGGGAACAAAGCAAGAAAGAGAGGggttgatgggggttggagtccaacaacatctggagggagacgggttccccatccttgttttGCAGCGTCCCTCTCCCTTACAGGCAATGCATATCACCTGACTTGTTTCAAAATGTGGTACTCCTGCTTTGAGGTGGGgactcctgctcattctgccacGTGGGGCCTTGACTTCTTCCCCCAAAACCTGTCCTGATGTCTCTGCCATTCATCAATGATGCGCAGACTGCAtagcatgtttttgttttgtttttcaaataggGACCAGCCGTTTCTGCTCCTCAACTTTCTTCATTGCTTACCTTCAAGCTTCTCAGTTTCTACCCTATTCATAATATTGCCTGCTCTTTCTGTTCTTGCAGGGAAGAAGTTCCGATGGTGCACCCTTTCTGACCTGGAGCAGAGGAAGTGCTCAGAGCTATCCAAAGTGCTTCTGGCAGTGTTGCCTCCTGCCACGGTCAACGCCTTCGCCAGGGTTTCCTGCATCAGAGCTCACAACACTTACGACTGCATTGACAAGATCAGAGTGAGTACCCAGAAATTCCAGAGGTTATCCAAACCCCGGATCTCATTCATTTCTTCTACCTCCACAGTCGAAGCAGGCATCAGTGCTTTCGAATacctggaaaccataggaggggagagcgctgttTCGCTCACGCCCTTATTGTCAGCTTCCCTTTAGGACATctgatcagccactgtgagaacagaatggtggGCTTGGTGGTTCTGATGTCTTTTGggcattttggactacaaatcccatgaggCCCAGCCATCACGGCTGTATGCTCCTGAGGCTTATTGGAGTTGCATTCCAAAGCAtcctgagggcaccaggttgttgaTGGTGGGAATCAAGGGTATGTGGGGGGCGGGCTGCTGGGGTGATTGCCCCGGGTGCATTTTTCTGACAGGCACAGTGTGCtgctcacgccccccccccccgagccagcCCTGCGCCACGAGGACGCAACAGCCATGTGCCCTTCGATTCCAGACCCTCAAGGGTGAGGCTGTGActgaagacatctaaaggcagccctgtttagggaagcttttaatgtttaataggttattgtattttagtgttttgttggaagccgcccagagtggctggggaaacccagccagatgggtggggtataaataataaattattattattattattattattattattattattattattattatgaagggcACATGGCGTCCTTCTAATGTCACCTTCCCTGAGCCTTGCAAAGTGCTGCAGGGCCCTGTGCCTCACAAAGTGGTTCAGGGATGGTATTACTCTGGCAATTTCAGTGGCGAGGGCTGAGCTGGTGCACAGCGGGCTCCGTTTGCTGCGCATGCACCGGGCACCATACAATCACGCTCCACCGCTGGTGAGAATGAAGAGTCGCACATTAATTGTGGGGTTAGCTGAGCACAGCATCTGTTCAGGGTGGAAGCGGTGTTGCCCCAGGCAAATAACTGCAATTATTGTGGCAGGTTTTCATGCTTAATATGTGAGAGATTACAGCCCATTTATTGCCACATACGTACTTATTAAATCCTAACCAGAGGAAATTCTGCCATGACTAGAGGCAGGATGTTAGCCAATAATCCCAGGAAGTGTTGGGAAAAGTCTGCCTGACTAGAATAACTTGTACTGAAGATATTCAGAAGCTTGTTTTAAATACTATTTCTCATTCTTAATTAGGTGAACAAAGCTGATGCTGTCTCCTTAGATGCTGGAGATGTGTATTCAGCTGTGAAGCTTTATGGCTTGACTGTGGTGGCAAAGGAGATCTATATGGAAGGTCAGTCAGTGACCATACCCCCAGGGCTGGTGTCAGCACCCAGCAAATTGACCAGAGCCTACAGAAATGTAAAGAGCCTGCCCAGCCAAGCCTTGAGTCAGCACAATTCCTGGTGTACCTAGGTTAGCAATGGAGGTCAAGGGTCATGGAAGTGTTCCAAGCAGTGTGCTCTGGAGGGAGGCCCGCTCCCTTGGCTCTGGGATTTTATTATGGGATAGATGCTCCTCAGGGTCCTCATGACATCATTGGCATCAAAATGTCTGTCCATAACCTGCCCCCCAACTTAATCTGGGATCTAATCTTTCCAGCAAAAAATCAAtaatttacaaaacaaaactggtGCCAATAGCCCAACTGTAAATTAAACTGCCATCTGGAAGTACCGTAAACATTTCTTTAACAGAACTGGCCCTGCTTTTTCCACACAGACATTGCTTTGATCTGTGATAAACTGAGAGCATATCAACATAACACAGACTTAACTGGCTCAaccagggtgccaacttgaataaaatatggggagggAGGTAAGGCAAGCCCCACCCTGGGTAttcgatcacatgatgtggtgaaCACagtcatttgaatggcaatgcccatcaacttttgggtGGACAAGCCCCTCAGATACTTTATTGGTGGGGCAAAGCCCCGTCGGctgctaggagttggctcctatgggctCAACCATCATTCCTTCTCCCTAGGAAATCCTGAGAACACGAAGGAAGGCTTAGTGTAGTACAGCcgtttccaacctggtgcccttctgatgttgtggactacaactcccatcagctccagtcagcatgtcTCTATGATAAAAGTTGTGATCCAAAACGACTGGAGGGCATGCAGTTGAGGAAGGCTGTTCTGTTCACACAGAGATCTCTCAGTGTTCATTAACATGGTTCCTGTATCTTCTGTACTTTTTTTTATCACTAGGTAACTGTGTGTttgctgtagctgtggccagacGAGGAACGCTGGATATCCAAAGGCTAAAAGGGAGCCGCAGTTGCCACAATGGAGCCAGGTGGACCTCTGGTTGGAACATCCCTTTGGGCTTCCTTCTGGTTAGGAATGACCTCGTATGGGATGAAGACCAGCCCCTCAGCCACAGTGAGTGCATAGTGAAAGATCAGATGCTTAGCCTTGTATCAAAGGTCTGCAACCGATTGGAATTTGAGGGGAAGGACAATGTGCAAAGCACCTACCATAGATCCCAAGTCCTTCTTGTATTGGGACCACTTCTGCCACATGACGTCCTCTTTAGTGCCCCTGGTTTGAGCAGGAGAAATGCCAGAGCATGTTACTGAAACCAAAAGAGCACCAAACTGCTTAACTGTTTTAAGGCTGGACGATACCCAGGATGTTACGTGTCAAAGAAAAGCAAACCGCACCTGAGAATTTATCATGACATGCACAAAGTATCCTCACAATGTATTCTCATACCCGTCTGTGCCCACAAAACATAAACACGTGATGAGATCCTGAGACAGGTTCTCAGATCCTGTTTGGCCAGAGCTTTTTTTCAGGGAGAGCTGCAAACCAATTTGACAACACCCAAAGGAAGCACCTGTTGTCATGGCGTTGCCTGGTAAAGTGCTcccttcctgtttttgttttttgatccAGATCATTATGAGGCACCTTTAATTTCAAAAGGATTAAGTCTGTCAACCAATTCAAGAAATTTAGTTGGCTAATTATCTTGTCTTTTACCAGTTAAGTTTCAATAAACCCACACTTTACCAAAACTTCAATATAGGAAAAGAAAGTGCAATATAATTTACAGttaattaaaaattaatgatTAAGCAGAAGCTACCATTCATTGTTAGTTGCAAACATATTATTGAttaatttctttttcattcaccgctGCAGAAAGAGACCAGACCCCAAAGTAGCCTAAGTGAAACAAGCACCTACATTCTTAACTTGCAGCCCAGGTGATGAACTATCACCTTGCCAATGAGACATTAAACTCCTAATTCTAATTTAAAAAATAGATGAAGACTGGGGTCTGACTCTTGAAAATGTTTGGTTACAGCATTAACATACAGTATTATGTCTGCTCAAAGGTTtgccctattgagttcaatggaatgtCTTAAAAGGTTATAGATTTGTTTTATATGGATGTAGATATGGTTATAGATTTGCAacctcaggctgcagtcctatacctaGAATGAAGTCCCAATGAACTCAGAGGGGTCTACTTCTAAGTAGCCATACTTAGGAATACAACATAGTGGGTACATTTCTGTGAGTGCTTATCTGAGGATAGGGCTACATTCTGTCTTCTTGGGTCTGACCGAgatgggctcttcttacattctgatCATGCAGAGGTTGAGTCCAGAATCTGTGTTATTTTAGCAGTGCGTTTCCATGAGAATGTCTCCccttctcatttctccagtcGTCGGTGGTTATTTCAATGCCAGCTGCATCCCCGGCATCGGAGTCGCCTCTCCGCAGCTCTGCTCCCTTTGCCAAGGACAGAAATCCTACATCCAGGACAAGAACCACTTCTGTGAGACCAGCGGTGGCGAACCCTTCTCTGGTTCAGATGGGGCCTTCAGGTGGCCTTGCGCTTGTGCTTGAAGTGCAGGCGGGTGGGGCTGGAGCAGGTGCTGGGTGGCCTCCTGTGCTAACGCCACTTCAATCTGTGTGCAGGTGCTTGAAGATTGGGGTGGCAGATGTTGCTTTCCTGGATCACCTGGCCATCATGAACGCCACAGGTAAACTTCTTGCTCGGGGACTCTCACCTTAACATCTGCCCTGGAGACGTACAGCAGCCCGATGTTAAATTCTCTCACTCCAGCTTCTCTCGATGCCAGTTGttcttttcccctccctttgTTCAGAGCCAGAACAAGAAGAATATGAGTTGTTGTGTCCTGATGGGTCAACAGGTCCTATGACTGCTTACGCTGCCTGCAATCTGGGCCGAGGTCCAGGACGGGCCATTGTCACGCGCCACAACTTCAAGAAGATCGCCAAGAAGTTTCTGACTGTCATTCAGGTATTTCTTAGCCAACACAAGGAGGGGTACAGTAGGGCTCATGCCCGAGGCCTAGTTGACACAAAGAGCTACTGAGAGCCAAAAGGacaattccattttaaaaaaattaaaaagtgtttGGCAGACGACAAAATCTGGCTGTTTTGAGTGTTGAAACTGAGTGCTCTAGTTTTTGTGCTCCTAAATCAAtgtgccatgctggctggggctgatgggagttgtggtacaaaacatctgggggggccaGGCTGGTGAAAGCTCTCACCAATTGAATGGCTTGTGGGAGGTGCCAAGCCAGTTTCGTAGGGTGTTGCAATCATGTCCACACTCTCTCTTTCCCTTGGGGATATGTggcctctttttttggggggggtgcaatTATTCTGCTGCTGGCTCACTATATTATCAGCTAAATAATAACTAGAAAAGAGATGCTGAAGTTATATCAGCATTTGGAAGAAAATAGCAAAGACTCACTGGGTGAGTCATggcagataattttttttaaaacccaatacTGGTGTCACTGCTACTTACCAGGATGGCACTGACATGATAAGGATGGTGTGGGTCTCTATATGGGTGCACCAGGAGCAGCACTGGTTTGGCAGCAGCAGTCCCACTGGTGCAGCTGCATGGCCCTGACCTTGCCGAAATCCCATCCCATCCAGAGAGGCGGCGGTGATGCTGGTGTTGGGAAGATAGCTTTGCCCCATCATATGTGCCAGTActgcctccagatattgttgcgaTCCACCTCTCATCCGctgcagccagcatagccagtcaTCCGGAATGATGGGCATTGCAGCCCAACCATACCTGGAAGTTGCCATGTTGGCTGTCCCAGTGGCTTATTTCATCGTATAGCCACCTCTGCTGGGTAGCCCAAGGCTAGCTGAAACTTGCTCTTGTCCTTAGCACCTCTTTGGAAAGAAGGGAAGAGAGAAGGCCAGATTCGAGCTTTTTGCCTCTGCGCCATTCAGAGGGAAGAACCTGCTCTTCCACGATGCGACGCACCACTTCCAGCTTGTTGATGAGGAGGCTGAAATCACCCACATTCTTGGCCTGGATTATGTTGCTCTGCTGCAGGGCTTGGGCCATGAAGGTGAGAGAGTGCCTCCCTCCCTCATGAAATCATGGGGAGTCCCGAAAGATCCTATATAGGATCAAAAGAGCCCCGAAGATCCTATATAGCACTAGGAGCGTAGCTGGAGGTCAGCCCTTGAGGTATGGGCCCCAGATCATTTTCTAGGAGTCCCAGGTGTTTCTGGATGCTTAACTGAATTGAGAGGCAGAACTGGGCTGGATGCTGAATTAGGAGTATAAATTAATTCAATGTGATCTCATCTAGAGATGCTTTGGAGGGCAatgaataagaacataaggacagccctgctggatcaggccagttgagGCACAgatagcccagcatcctgtccttgCAGTGGCCAATCAGCTGCCACAAAGGCCACCCAAAAGCcaaacctgagtgcaacagcagtgCTCCTCCACTTGCAGTTCCCAACCACTGGGCATTATTCAGGGGCACACTGCCTACGAATTTTTGTAATGGAAGGGAAACTGAACTGATTTGGGGTGCAAATCAACTAAAGTATATATCTGGGGTGATCTAGATGGGAAACCACCTGGCTCACCATCTAAAGTTGCTTCTATAATATAAATTAGCATCTGCAGATTTTACGAAAATATCTTTCTGTGAGCCTATGCCTCAGATCTCTGAAGTACTAGGAGCTCGGTTACTAGGTGATGCAATTTGTTCTCCTTCCTATGACAATACCTTCTCCTGCTGCCTCAGGGAGCTCCCTGGCCAACAGCCTGGTCCGCTGGTGTTGTATCAGCAACGCTGAACTCCGCAAATGTGAGGAGTGGGCTCTGAATGTCAGGTCACACCCGCTGGTCTGTGTCCAAGCAAACTCTATGGTCAACTGCATTGAGCTGATCAAGGTGAGTTGCGCACAGTCTGGGAAGCAAAACCGGCAGCGTTTTCTTTTTACATAAGCAAAAGATACAAATAAATCACCCCATCTCAATAAGGCCAGATTGACTGGAAcagcacagccagatgggcggggtataattaataaaacTAATATTTTCTCCGGTTCTACCTGTTTCCCAGCCCAGACAGACGATGGCTGGGAAAAGGCCTCGATTCTAGCAAGAACTCCATGGCTTGCAGGGAAGGGGGTGGCTTTCTTTAACATGCCAATGTCAGACTGTGTCAACTGTGCACTTTTTCACGGGGCAGAACAATGAGGCAGACGCCGTTACACTGGACGCCACACATGCCTACTTTGCAGAGAGATGCGCGCTTGTTCCTGTGGCTGCAGAATGTTATGGTgagctgccttttttaaaaaaaacaacacaccaaacTAACacattttaattggtttttcaCTAGAGTGGCAATAGAAGTAAAACATAAAAAAGACCTCTAAACATGCAGGGGGAATAGTCTGCAAGCTGCTGCAGATAACCGTAAATGTCAGTGGTGTGTAAAATGCCTAATCTGGTGCATGGCAGAGGTGAGGTGATGTGATGTGTGTGTGCGCATCTGTTATGGTATGATAAATATTTCTTGCTCATAGCCATAGAGTCATTGCAAACAATAAACATAAAATGTCTTGTTGCCACAAACACAAGCAGATGTACTTAGTATTAAGATAAAATGAAAGTTAAAATAAATCCTTAAAACATCCTGGAATGACGCTTAACTTTAAACCACTCGAATGAATCGCCTTTATAGCCTTTACTGCCATCCAATTCAGAGTTCTCACTCCAATGGCTTTCGTTTTCAGTTCAGCAAAGCTTACAACCCAGAAGAATTAAAAGAGCACTTTGCTGACTCGTGCACTGAAGTGCATCACTCTGTGACTTGGCACTTGATGACTGGTAGTTGAATAGTACAGTCAGTattgtgctgctgttttctgacACTGACAGGTGATATTGCAGTGCTCACAGTGGTGTTCACTGTGTGACTGATCATTTACAAGGCAATAGCTGATGCTGCAATCATCGAGTAATGAACAGGCATGTACGAAGAATGTGCCTGTGGTCTTTTTCTGTGCCCCTGTCTTCTTGGTGCAAGTTCCTCAGTGCCACAGTGAATTTGTAATGGAGCAAATGGATATTGCGATGTGGCCTGAAGGTTCAGTTCTGGGGCCAGAGTGTTCACATGGCATTCCCAACATGGGTATCTCAGCTAGGGATTCTGGTTTCCAGAGGAATTCTCCCTCAGAGAAAGAAACTGATAGCTCCTGTGTCTGATATAAAGGCACTTTGCTAAAGGAGACATGAATTGATGTAATTTCCAAACTGAcaaccttcagatgttttggactacaactcccatcatccccggccattgacactgctggctggggctgatgggagctgtagtccaaaatatgggGGGAAGGTCAGGTTGGAGAAGATTGAATCAGATCAATCCGTGTTTAGTATTGAGCACCTACCAAGTGGTGTAAGGCATGAGTCTTCTGTTCAGACGTCACTTCCTTACGCCTTTTTGTGTACAGGAGAAGAATGTACTTCAGCTCAGggagaagaggaaactgagaaGCCAGCCCACCTTACAGGTAAAGGGAAGTGCctgtaatcatagaattgtggatgggatcctgagggtcatttaatccaaccctctgcaattcaggaatctagACTAGATcttacatgacagatggccatctaaactctgtttaaaaacctccaaggaaggagaacccaccagCTTTCGTGCAACGCAAATTGCATCTACTAGACCCCTCCCTTTTTAAAgttgcttctggggcccctctAGGATTAGGGGCCCCAAAGCTTAAGCTTCCTTTATTTCATAGTAGATCCGCTCCTGCTGCCATGTTCTAATGCCTCCTCGTTGCCACACAGCTCTTCCTCCAATTTATGCAGTGGCCCTTGTCAAGAAGAATGCCAAGCATGTGAACATCTACAATCTGGGGAGGAGGCGCTCCTGCCACAGCCATGTGTACAGTCCAGGAGGGTGGCTCCTCCTTGCCCAGTACACGGTGGGGGCTCAGGAGAATGGCACTGCCAACTGCAACCTCAGCTCTGGTGAGAATTACAGCCGAATCTACAAAACAAATGGGGACAACTTGATTcaagaggaaaggtgggagtGGATGTGTCAGGGAGTGGTGTTGCTAGTTCAGGCTtccttcaacctcggccctccagatgttttgagactacaattcccatcatccctgactgctggtcctgctagctagggatcatgggagttgtaggccaaaaacatctggagggccaaggttgaggaagcctgtcctagatCTTTATTGAATCAGGATAAAAGCCTAGGCCACTTCCCTTTCTATGTTCCATTTAAGCCTCCTACTTGTTCTAGCCAACACAgtcccttccagatgctgttggattacaactcccatcagtcccagcaggcagcatggtcaatgatgatgggaattgtagtccagcatcatctggaaggcaacacatTAGCTACGCCTGGTTTAAACATGTGCAGCAGGAAATGGGGCCTACTTTACTGAATATTTCAAACGAGTTCATGACCCGGTACAGTGTGGGCTGGGGAAAAACGTGGTCCTGAGGATTATGTTAGATTTCCATCAGCCACATGGCCAACCATCAGAGAGGATGGGAGGTGTgatccagcagcatctgaaagtccataggttccccatccctgtgctgCTGTGGCCACAGAAATTAAAATAAGCTGCACATTAATGCCTCTCTCTATCTGGGGCCTGAATGCTGGTGGGAATTGATACTGCTGAAGTATGAAAATACTGGGCTTGTGGTACAAATTTATCCAGCTTGCGATGCACAAATGTATTTTGAGAGAAGCTTACtgtccccagaaaaaaaggattTTAATGTGTAAATTAAATCAAGGTGACGTGTGCGGCAAGTTATGCATGTGTACAAACTGCATTGGACAGACAAGGTATACAAAGAAGACTCTCTCATTGGCTGCTTTTCACTGCTGCAACAgacacaaacttttttttatggCTGATTTGCAGAACAATACCTTGGTTTGGAAGTTCTGATTTAGACAATCAGTtcagccaaaatgttcaagttaGCAAAACTCATATGCACCGAAAGAGCAGGGGAAGCATCACACAAGCGTTTAGAAAAGCAAAGGATACCTGGCTgctgaaagagaaataaatataaacaactgtttagttttgcttttaaaagttttCTGCACAAGCAACAGCAAGCTGAGTAAAATTAGCTATCCTGTTCCTTAGTTTTCTTCGGTCATCAGGGAATAATTTCCTCCACTGCTTTTAACCACTGTTCCACTGCGAGTTTAACTACTGGCCCTTCTCTCCCCACTGAAAGCTTACGAGAATTACTTCTGGAAGGGGTGCATGCCAG
This genomic interval carries:
- the LOC128404163 gene encoding melanotransferrin-like isoform X5 is translated as MKAAAATVFILLTTLSLRSTGKKFRWCTLSDLEQRKCSELSKVLLAVLPPATVNAFARVSCIRAHNTYDCIDKIRVNKADAVSLDAGDVYSAVKLYGLTVVAKEIYMEGNCVFAVAVARRGTLDIQRLKGSRSCHNGARWTSGWNIPLGFLLVRNDLVWDEDQPLSHIVGGYFNASCIPGIGVASPQLCSLCQGQKSYIQDKNHFCETSGGEPFSGSDGAFRCLKIGVADVAFLDHLAIMNATEPEQEEYELLCPDGSTGPMTAYAACNLGRGPGRAIVTRHNFKKIAKKFLTVIQHLFGKKGREKARFELFASAPFRGKNLLFHDATHHFQLVDEEAEITHILGLDYVALLQGLGHEGSSLANSLVRWCCISNAELRKCEEWALNVRSHPLVCVQANSMVNCIELIKNNEADAVTLDATHAYFAERCALVPVAAECYGEECTSAQGEEETEKPAHLTALPPIYAVALVKKNAKHVNIYNLGRRRSCHSHVYSPGGWLLLAQYTVGAQENGTANCNLSSAYENYFWKGCMPGGGGNLCKVCIGQKEAEGGRGSSRCAANHNELYYGNLGALRCLFGDPSGRSFGDVAFLEHHNLLQNIQYLDSSGWAKGCSPSDLELLCLDGSRANVTEWKVCNLGLVPPNIVVTRPVTVAKVYDFLVKSQEQSVGLTFQLFQSKAYGESDLLFKDATRQLIPTSHLDYETILGEPFFQLAESVFNCTPAGILDYCKQDTCIYSEQH
- the LOC128404163 gene encoding serotransferrin-1-like isoform X6, whose translation is MMRRLHSMFLFCFSNRDQPFLLLNFLHCLPSSFSVSTLFIILPALSVLAGKKFRWCTLSDLEQRKCSELSKVLLAVLPPATVNAFARVSCIRAHNTYDCIDKIRVNKADAVSLDAGDVYSAVKLYGLTVVAKEIYMEGNCVFAVAVARRGTLDIQRLKGSRSCHNGARWTSGWNIPLGFLLVRNDLVWDEDQPLSHIVGGYFNASCIPGIGVASPQLCSLCQGQKSYIQDKNHFCETSGGEPFSGSDGAFRCLKIGVADVAFLDHLAIMNATEPEQEEYELLCPDGSTGPMTAYAACNLGRGPGRAIVTRHNFKKIAKKFLTVIQHLFGKKGREKARFELFASAPFRGKNLLFHDATHHFQLVDEEAEITHILGLDYVALLQGLGHEGSSLANSLVRWCCISNAELRKCEEWALNVRSHPLVCVQANSMVNCIELIKNNEADAVTLDATHAYFAERCALVPVAAECYGEECTSAQGEEETEKPAHLTALPPIYAVALVKKNAKHVNIYNLGRRRSCHSHVYSPGGWLLLAQYTVGAQENGTANCNLSSAYENYFWKGCMPGGGGNLCKVCIGQKEAEGGRGSSRCAANHNELYYGNLGALRCLFGDPSGRSFGDVAFLEHHNLLQNIQ
- the LOC128404163 gene encoding melanotransferrin-like isoform X1: MMRRLHSMFLFCFSNRDQPFLLLNFLHCLPSSFSVSTLFIILPALSVLAGKKFRWCTLSDLEQRKCSELSKVLLAVLPPATVNAFARVSCIRAHNTYDCIDKIRVNKADAVSLDAGDVYSAVKLYGLTVVAKEIYMEGNCVFAVAVARRGTLDIQRLKGSRSCHNGARWTSGWNIPLGFLLVRNDLVWDEDQPLSHIVGGYFNASCIPGIGVASPQLCSLCQGQKSYIQDKNHFCETSGGEPFSGSDGAFRCLKIGVADVAFLDHLAIMNATEPEQEEYELLCPDGSTGPMTAYAACNLGRGPGRAIVTRHNFKKIAKKFLTVIQHLFGKKGREKARFELFASAPFRGKNLLFHDATHHFQLVDEEAEITHILGLDYVALLQGLGHEGSSLANSLVRWCCISNAELRKCEEWALNVRSHPLVCVQANSMVNCIELIKNNEADAVTLDATHAYFAERCALVPVAAECYGEECTSAQGEEETEKPAHLTALPPIYAVALVKKNAKHVNIYNLGRRRSCHSHVYSPGGWLLLAQYTVGAQENGTANCNLSSAYENYFWKGCMPGGGGNLCKVCIGQKEAEGGRGSSRCAANHNELYYGNLGALRCLFGDPSGRSFGDVAFLEHHNLLQNIQYLDSSGWAKGCSPSDLELLCLDGSRANVTEWKVCNLGLVPPNIVVTRPVTVAKVYDFLVKSQEQSVGLTFQLFQSKAYGESDLLFKDATRQLIPTSHLDYETILGEPFFQLAESVFNCTPAGILDYCKQDTCIYSEQH
- the LOC128404163 gene encoding melanotransferrin-like isoform X2 codes for the protein MMRRLHSMFLFCFSNRDQPFLLLNFLHCLPSSFSVSTLFIILPALSVLAGKKFRWCTLSDLEQRKCSELSKVLLAVLPPATVNAFARVSCIRAHNTYDCIDKIRVNKADAVSLDAGDVYSAVKLYGLTVVAKEIYMEGNCVFAVAVARRGTLDIQRLKGSRSCHNGARWTSGWNIPLGFLLVRNDLVWDEDQPLSHIVGGYFNASCIPGIGVASPQLCSLCQGQKSYIQDKNHFCETSGGEPFSGSDGAFRCLKIGVADVAFLDHLAIMNATEPEQEEYELLCPDGSTGPMTAYAACNLGRGPGRAIVTRHNFKKIAKKFLTVIQHLFGKKGREKARFELFASAPFRGKNLLFHDATHHFQLVDEEAEITHILGLDYVALLQGLGHEGSSLANSLVRWCCISNAELRKCEEWALNVRSHPLVCVQANSMVNCIELIKNNEADAVTLDATHAYFAERCALVPVAAECYGEECTSAQGEEETEKPAHLTVALVKKNAKHVNIYNLGRRRSCHSHVYSPGGWLLLAQYTVGAQENGTANCNLSSAYENYFWKGCMPGGGGNLCKVCIGQKEAEGGRGSSRCAANHNELYYGNLGALRCLFGDPSGRSFGDVAFLEHHNLLQNIQYLDSSGWAKGCSPSDLELLCLDGSRANVTEWKVCNLGLVPPNIVVTRPVTVAKVYDFLVKSQEQSVGLTFQLFQSKAYGESDLLFKDATRQLIPTSHLDYETILGEPFFQLAESVFNCTPAGILDYCKQDTCIYSEQH
- the LOC128404163 gene encoding melanotransferrin-like isoform X3, which produces MMRRLHSMFLFCFSNRDQPFLLLNFLHCLPSSFSVSTLFIILPALSVLAGKKFRWCTLSDLEQRKCSELSKVLLAVLPPATVNAFARVSCIRAHNTYDCIDKIRVNKADAVSLDAGDVYSAVKLYGLTVVAKEIYMEGNCVFAVAVARRGTLDIQRLKGSRSCHNGARWTSGWNIPLGFLLVRNDLVWDEDQPLSHIVGGYFNASCIPGIGVASPQLCSLCQGQKSYIQDKNHFCETSGGEPFSGSDGAFRCLKIGVADVAFLDHLAIMNATEPEQEEYELLCPDGSTGPMTAYAACNLGRGPGRAIVTRHNFKKIAKKFLTVIQHLFGKKGREKARFELFASAPFRGKNLLFHDATHHFQLVDEEAEITHILGLDYVALLQGLGHEGSSLANSLVRWCCISNAELRKCEEWALNVRSHPLVCVQANSMVNCIELIKNNEADAVTLDATHAYFAERCALVPVAAECYALPPIYAVALVKKNAKHVNIYNLGRRRSCHSHVYSPGGWLLLAQYTVGAQENGTANCNLSSAYENYFWKGCMPGGGGNLCKVCIGQKEAEGGRGSSRCAANHNELYYGNLGALRCLFGDPSGRSFGDVAFLEHHNLLQNIQYLDSSGWAKGCSPSDLELLCLDGSRANVTEWKVCNLGLVPPNIVVTRPVTVAKVYDFLVKSQEQSVGLTFQLFQSKAYGESDLLFKDATRQLIPTSHLDYETILGEPFFQLAESVFNCTPAGILDYCKQDTCIYSEQH